A window of the Thermostichus vulcanus str. 'Rupite' genome harbors these coding sequences:
- a CDS encoding DUF1517 domain-containing protein: MDENTVNMLKRIGRSCRPLLAIALALILALAPVSTVWARSGGRIGGGSFRAPTFSAPRSIGPRSAPVYPSGGYGGGFGFPLLLPFFWGGGGGGLFTLLLLIGAGSFLVRTLRSAADSEDGDDPTGLRDPQVTVAQVKVGLLSSARQLQKDINTLALESDTQSPEGLSQLLQNVSLSLMRYSDYWVYGHAEAGKLPLSRAESLFYQASLQERSKFSIESLSNRNNQLHRAAQPQPALAGASDGIPEVGEYLVVTLLVAYRGGSGTLPVVNSVAELRQCLMQLASLSAERVVAIEVLWTPQLEGDTLSADALLTEYPEMRLL, from the coding sequence ATGGACGAAAACACCGTGAACATGCTGAAACGAATCGGCCGCAGTTGCCGACCCCTATTGGCCATTGCTTTGGCGTTGATCCTGGCCTTGGCCCCGGTGAGCACCGTCTGGGCTCGCAGTGGCGGTCGTATCGGCGGCGGCTCTTTCCGGGCTCCCACCTTCTCTGCTCCCCGCTCGATTGGCCCCCGCTCCGCTCCTGTGTATCCCAGTGGTGGCTATGGAGGTGGCTTTGGGTTTCCCCTGCTGTTGCCCTTTTTCTGGGGGGGTGGCGGTGGCGGCCTGTTTACGCTGCTGCTGCTGATTGGGGCAGGTAGCTTTTTGGTACGGACGTTGCGCTCCGCAGCCGACTCCGAAGACGGGGATGACCCTACCGGCCTCCGCGATCCGCAAGTGACCGTGGCTCAGGTGAAAGTGGGCCTGCTCTCTAGCGCCCGGCAACTGCAGAAAGATATCAACACCTTAGCCTTAGAATCCGATACCCAATCTCCAGAAGGGTTGAGCCAACTGTTGCAGAATGTCAGCCTCAGCCTGATGCGTTACAGCGACTACTGGGTCTATGGCCATGCAGAAGCTGGTAAGCTGCCCCTGTCCCGCGCCGAATCCCTCTTTTACCAAGCCTCCTTACAAGAGCGCAGCAAGTTCAGCATCGAGAGCCTCAGCAACCGTAACAATCAGTTACACCGGGCTGCACAACCGCAACCGGCGCTAGCAGGAGCCTCCGATGGGATCCCGGAAGTGGGGGAATATCTGGTTGTCACGCTGCTAGTGGCGTATCGAGGTGGTTCGGGTACACTACCTGTAGTTAATTCCGTGGCGGAGCTGCGGCAGTGCCTCATGCAGTTGGCATCCCTCTCAGCAGAGCGGGTTGTGGCCATTGAAGTGTTGTGGACGCCGCAGTTGGAGGGAGACACCCTGTCGGCAGATGCGCTTTTAACTGAGTACCCGGAAATGCGACTCCTCTGA
- a CDS encoding ATP-dependent helicase encodes MVGLASPPFPQPILRPAQQQALAYQSGALGIAAVPGSGKTFILELLISDLILNRGVAPERIGVFTYMRSARGNLISRINQRLQQAGYLNRFTQAFTLHSLSLRVLREAPALQEELSILEQYERDRLLSRLCRAWLTHHTQLWDPLIPSDDNPRKVADNRARFRKSFQQMVQAVISTAKNLRLAPEKIPADIGGYLGWAAPIYASYQAELRRLGKLDYDDLGWQAVEWMERSPELRAQVQNWYDYLFEDEAQDSSPLQEDLLRLLSQRTGNLVRVGDPNQSIMGTFTTAEPRLFRAFCRASPQVTLQESSRSAPPILALANRLVDWVNQSHPLEALRSALAPQHIQLASSGGQNPDASEGQVVFQVVRGSPEEELQQVALQAIQAMQAFPEQTVAILVITNDMGGKALSYLQEMGASRVIDLLRNNPSQRRVLLQLKGVIDLFAVPTAPTRLAAAVESLADWAGIPRTELEPMLNRIRASLPERLLFPSFGEAPALPDGPHWQKLATLLRTLSGWLRAGRSPWAEVLNLVIQSLYRKPEELFVGRYVIDQLEQVLGSLPETDWQEIAQEFQVILDHRLNNLPSEILAFDPEPGSITVTTLHRSKGLEWDQVFIPQLSAYEFPTQYGERRLGLAFLEDVDLQAEALAQLRRLSPKGSWDPQADSATEQAFLDLAAERLRLLYVGITRSKRRLTLSVSSQSRFGKEQSASQLFRVLNPNSAAG; translated from the coding sequence ATGGTTGGTTTGGCGTCTCCCCCGTTTCCTCAGCCGATCCTCCGCCCGGCCCAGCAGCAGGCGTTGGCCTACCAGTCGGGAGCCCTGGGGATTGCCGCCGTTCCTGGCAGTGGCAAGACCTTTATCCTGGAGCTGTTGATTTCGGATTTGATCCTCAACCGTGGCGTTGCCCCGGAGCGAATCGGGGTGTTTACCTACATGCGCTCGGCGCGGGGCAATTTGATCAGCCGCATCAACCAGCGCTTGCAACAGGCGGGCTATCTGAACCGCTTTACCCAAGCTTTTACCTTGCATTCTCTCTCCTTGCGGGTGCTGCGGGAGGCCCCAGCTCTCCAGGAGGAGCTATCCATTCTGGAGCAATACGAGCGAGATCGGCTGCTTAGTCGGCTGTGTCGAGCCTGGCTCACCCACCATACCCAGCTGTGGGATCCCCTCATCCCCAGCGACGATAACCCGCGCAAGGTAGCAGACAACCGAGCCCGTTTCCGAAAAAGTTTTCAGCAAATGGTGCAGGCGGTGATCAGCACAGCCAAAAATCTGCGTCTTGCTCCAGAAAAAATCCCTGCTGATATTGGCGGGTACTTGGGCTGGGCTGCCCCCATTTATGCCAGCTACCAGGCGGAGTTGCGGCGCCTGGGCAAATTGGACTACGACGATTTGGGCTGGCAGGCGGTGGAATGGATGGAGCGCAGCCCGGAATTGCGGGCCCAGGTGCAAAACTGGTACGACTACCTGTTTGAAGATGAAGCCCAGGATAGCTCCCCGTTGCAGGAAGATCTGTTGCGTCTGCTCAGCCAGCGCACTGGCAACTTGGTGCGGGTTGGGGATCCAAACCAGAGCATTATGGGTACCTTCACCACCGCCGAGCCGCGTCTGTTTCGCGCCTTTTGTCGGGCTAGCCCCCAGGTGACTTTGCAAGAGTCCAGCCGTAGCGCCCCGCCCATTCTCGCCTTGGCCAACCGTCTGGTGGATTGGGTGAATCAATCCCATCCGCTGGAAGCGCTGCGCTCGGCCCTTGCCCCACAACACATTCAACTGGCCTCCTCCGGTGGGCAAAACCCTGACGCCAGCGAGGGTCAGGTGGTGTTTCAGGTGGTGCGCGGCTCCCCAGAGGAGGAGCTACAGCAGGTGGCACTGCAAGCCATTCAGGCTATGCAAGCCTTTCCTGAGCAGACGGTTGCCATTCTGGTGATCACCAACGACATGGGCGGCAAAGCCCTCAGCTACCTGCAGGAAATGGGGGCCAGTCGGGTGATTGACCTGTTGCGCAATAACCCCAGCCAACGGCGGGTGCTCTTGCAACTGAAGGGGGTGATCGATCTGTTCGCGGTACCCACAGCACCGACCCGCTTGGCAGCAGCGGTGGAATCTCTGGCGGATTGGGCCGGGATCCCGCGGACGGAACTGGAGCCAATGTTGAATAGGATCCGCGCTTCCCTGCCGGAACGATTGTTGTTTCCCTCTTTTGGCGAGGCTCCTGCTCTGCCGGATGGCCCCCATTGGCAAAAACTCGCCACTTTACTGCGCACTCTTTCCGGTTGGCTGCGGGCGGGCCGTTCCCCTTGGGCGGAGGTGCTGAACCTGGTTATCCAAAGCCTCTATCGCAAGCCGGAAGAATTGTTTGTCGGGCGCTACGTCATCGATCAGTTGGAACAAGTGTTGGGATCCCTGCCGGAAACCGATTGGCAAGAGATCGCCCAGGAGTTCCAGGTCATTCTGGATCACCGCCTCAACAACCTACCTTCTGAGATTCTTGCCTTCGACCCAGAACCAGGTAGCATTACCGTCACCACCCTACACCGCTCCAAAGGGTTGGAATGGGATCAGGTCTTTATCCCGCAACTGTCCGCCTATGAGTTCCCCACCCAATACGGGGAGCGCCGTCTGGGCTTGGCCTTTTTGGAAGATGTGGATTTACAGGCGGAGGCTCTGGCCCAACTGCGCCGGTTGAGTCCCAAAGGGAGCTGGGATCCCCAGGCGGACTCCGCAACCGAACAAGCCTTTTTGGATTTGGCGGCAGAGCGGTTGCGACTCTTGTACGTGGGCATTACTCGCAGCAAGCGGCGGCTCACCCTCTCGGTTTCCAGTCAATCCCGATTTGGCAAGGAGCAAAGTGCCTCTCAGCTGTTTCGAGTGCTCAACCCCAACTCTGCGGCGGGTTAA
- a CDS encoding M15 family metallopeptidase has translation MHYICAPPVKNNWLSNRHRWPKRGSRLLVAVLTMLCVTLLTWGLPSLAAPRLVVVPDGPGVLERVHSLAPDAFRRQIGSHSVIQVGAFRQQDSIDLMLGSLALLGLEGQVWSPEAPVVSSGGGLPTGGIPFHWPYPVALEADLEAVSGPGGRVERLHREAAQAFRQMQQQAQASSISLVPISGFRDLSVQTALFRRQVQRQGSEQAAMRLSAPPGYSEHHTGYALDIGDGRHPQTHVQYSFAQTPAYAWLIQYGPQYGFELSFPPGNAQGVNYEPWHWRYVGSPQAASLFAQARLASRL, from the coding sequence GTGCACTATATCTGTGCTCCGCCCGTGAAAAACAACTGGCTGTCTAACCGTCATCGGTGGCCGAAACGAGGATCCCGCCTGCTGGTTGCGGTGCTGACCATGCTCTGTGTCACTCTGCTGACTTGGGGGCTTCCCTCTCTGGCTGCACCACGGCTGGTGGTGGTTCCTGATGGCCCCGGCGTCTTGGAACGGGTGCATAGCCTTGCCCCGGATGCCTTTCGCCGTCAGATTGGATCTCACTCGGTGATCCAAGTGGGGGCATTCCGTCAACAAGACAGCATCGATCTGATGTTGGGATCCCTGGCCTTACTGGGCTTGGAGGGTCAGGTGTGGTCGCCGGAAGCGCCGGTGGTCAGCTCAGGCGGAGGGTTGCCAACGGGGGGGATCCCGTTTCACTGGCCCTATCCGGTTGCCTTAGAGGCTGATCTGGAAGCGGTGAGTGGGCCAGGGGGGCGGGTGGAACGGCTGCATCGGGAAGCGGCCCAGGCGTTTCGGCAAATGCAACAGCAAGCCCAGGCCAGTAGCATCTCGCTGGTGCCCATCTCCGGGTTTCGGGATCTCTCGGTGCAAACCGCCCTATTTCGCCGCCAGGTTCAACGACAGGGATCCGAACAGGCGGCCATGCGCTTATCTGCACCGCCTGGCTACAGCGAACACCACACTGGCTATGCCCTTGATATTGGCGATGGACGACATCCGCAAACCCATGTGCAGTATAGCTTTGCCCAAACTCCTGCCTATGCTTGGCTGATCCAGTATGGGCCGCAGTATGGCTTTGAATTGTCTTTTCCGCCGGGCAATGCACAGGGGGTCAATTACGAACCCTGGCACTGGCGCTATGTGGGATCCCCGCAGGCGGCCTCCCTTTTTGCCCAAGCGCGTCTGGCCTCCCGTTTGTAA
- the nusB gene encoding transcription antitermination factor NusB: protein MQPRRIARELALLGVNQLPATAAKLNEKQLEDLLLAAVRALSEETHETLSTAAAEIQRSDRLLHESDPLLVVDTRDPDEVGGSRSPTDRLQQVQRQLKHLQTVLSKADAQSAQTLHSELLGLTHQAQVALSNASQSLDHLENRLNSIRHILDDVIQLAQGAINRVGAALSMPELLHIAQSPEVRAYALQLLTALQSHKEAIDARLQAALVGWQLQRLGRIERDILRLAVVEMEILASSPVRVTINEAVELAKKYGDPEAATFVNGVLRRVVDSRPEAHLSGDPSSPTAGSGG, encoded by the coding sequence ATGCAACCTCGGCGTATCGCCCGCGAACTGGCCCTTTTGGGGGTCAACCAACTGCCGGCCACGGCGGCCAAACTTAACGAAAAACAACTGGAGGATTTGTTGCTAGCAGCGGTGCGAGCCTTGAGTGAAGAAACCCACGAAACCCTCTCCACAGCGGCTGCCGAAATTCAACGCAGTGACCGTCTGCTGCACGAGAGTGATCCGCTGTTGGTGGTCGATACGCGGGATCCCGATGAAGTTGGGGGATCCCGTTCTCCTACGGACCGCCTTCAACAGGTTCAACGGCAACTGAAACACCTGCAAACCGTCCTTAGCAAGGCCGATGCCCAATCGGCCCAGACGCTCCACAGCGAACTGCTGGGGTTAACCCATCAAGCCCAAGTTGCCCTCAGCAACGCCAGCCAATCCCTAGACCATCTGGAAAACCGGTTAAACAGCATTCGGCACATTTTGGATGATGTGATTCAACTGGCCCAAGGGGCGATCAACCGAGTGGGAGCAGCCTTGTCCATGCCGGAGCTGTTGCACATTGCCCAATCCCCAGAGGTGCGCGCCTACGCCCTACAACTGCTCACAGCTCTACAGAGCCACAAAGAAGCTATTGATGCTCGCTTGCAGGCAGCTTTGGTGGGGTGGCAACTGCAGCGCCTAGGCCGGATCGAACGAGACATCCTGCGATTGGCAGTCGTGGAAATGGAAATTTTGGCCAGTAGCCCAGTGCGGGTCACCATCAATGAAGCGGTGGAATTGGCCAAGAAATACGGGGATCCCGAAGCGGCTACTTTTGTCAATGGGGTGCTGCGGCGGGTGGTGGACAGTCGCCCTGAGGCCCACCTGAGTGGGGATCCCTCTAGCCCAACTGCGGGTTCCGGCGGCTAA
- a CDS encoding HEAT repeat domain-containing protein, with translation MYEDAFSPLEPLDELPPHPPPDVDVEVMLQQLEDRDPYLRMQAARAFCDLEEPRAVQQLLTLVRDPCPLVRVGAAYALGRNPDPGGVEVLIEGLRWDWNGYVRKGLVWALGNAKDPRAYPVLMEVLANDITAVRLWAASALGQLAQAQVLPCSALPEVAMALCRGLAGDPVAPVRGNCAWSLGILGQQLKQLLSDPDADQTPYQALKEQLLLSASGDPDWGVRDDARLSLQKLADPGCRAVRQALSDRGREVFVLEQPDQLDCLE, from the coding sequence ATGTACGAAGACGCTTTTTCTCCACTAGAACCGCTGGACGAACTCCCGCCGCATCCGCCCCCAGATGTGGATGTGGAGGTGATGTTGCAGCAACTGGAGGATAGGGATCCCTATTTGCGGATGCAAGCGGCGCGAGCCTTCTGCGATCTGGAAGAACCCCGTGCTGTCCAGCAACTGTTGACCTTGGTGCGGGATCCCTGTCCGTTGGTGCGGGTGGGAGCCGCCTACGCTTTGGGGCGTAACCCGGATCCTGGTGGAGTGGAGGTGTTGATCGAGGGCTTGCGCTGGGATTGGAATGGCTATGTGCGCAAGGGCTTGGTTTGGGCCTTGGGCAATGCTAAGGATCCCCGCGCCTATCCAGTCCTGATGGAGGTTTTGGCTAACGATATTACCGCCGTGCGCCTGTGGGCCGCCAGTGCTCTCGGACAACTAGCCCAAGCACAAGTCTTACCCTGCTCAGCCCTACCGGAGGTTGCCATGGCCCTCTGCCGGGGCTTGGCCGGGGATCCGGTTGCACCTGTGCGGGGTAATTGTGCCTGGAGCTTGGGTATCCTTGGGCAGCAGCTGAAGCAGCTCCTGTCTGATCCGGATGCAGATCAAACCCCCTACCAAGCTCTGAAGGAGCAGCTGTTGCTCAGTGCCAGTGGTGATCCTGATTGGGGAGTACGGGATGATGCGCGGCTCTCTTTGCAAAAGCTAGCGGATCCCGGCTGCCGTGCTGTTAGGCAAGCCTTAAGCGACAGGGGGAGGGAAGTCTTTGTGCTGGAGCAACCGGATCAGCTGGATTGCTTGGAGTAA
- a CDS encoding peptidylprolyl isomerase has protein sequence MNRYAAGMVLVLGHFCFGLLGCRSTTPALESLTEHGIPVAYADRPQLRGKAVVELELQTAQAGLGKVILEIHGESAPLTGGQFIDLVQRGFYNGLTFHRVEKDPQPFVVQGGDPRGDGTGGATEPGSNRMRTIPLEIQVRGEPQPRYNTLIEDPVTLRNLALPHRSGAVAMARSSPLDSASSQFYISLSSLPILDGRYAVFGYVIEGMEWVDKVQVGDVIRSARVIEGEEWLTVPAAVSQQQAQEQSLQEP, from the coding sequence ATGAACCGATACGCAGCAGGAATGGTTTTGGTTCTGGGGCACTTCTGCTTCGGCCTGCTCGGTTGTCGAAGCACGACTCCGGCACTGGAATCTCTCACTGAACATGGGATCCCAGTTGCCTATGCCGATCGCCCACAGTTGCGGGGCAAAGCTGTGGTGGAATTGGAGCTGCAAACCGCTCAGGCGGGGTTGGGCAAGGTGATTCTCGAGATCCATGGAGAGTCTGCCCCCCTCACGGGTGGCCAGTTTATTGATTTGGTGCAGCGCGGCTTTTACAACGGCCTCACCTTCCATCGGGTCGAGAAAGATCCGCAGCCGTTTGTGGTTCAGGGTGGAGATCCCCGTGGGGATGGCACGGGTGGCGCAACCGAACCGGGCAGCAACCGTATGCGTACAATTCCCCTGGAAATTCAAGTGCGGGGGGAACCCCAGCCCCGTTACAACACCTTGATCGAGGATCCCGTGACTTTGCGTAATTTGGCTCTACCCCATCGTTCGGGGGCGGTGGCCATGGCTCGTTCTAGCCCACTGGATTCCGCATCTTCTCAGTTTTATATCAGCCTGTCTTCCCTGCCGATTTTGGATGGGCGTTACGCCGTGTTCGGGTACGTCATTGAAGGGATGGAATGGGTGGATAAGGTGCAGGTGGGGGATGTGATTCGCTCAGCACGGGTGATCGAGGGGGAAGAATGGCTCACGGTTCCAGCAGCAGTCTCCCAGCAACAGGCACAAGAACAATCGCTTCAAGAACCCTAA
- a CDS encoding Cof-type HAD-IIB family hydrolase, giving the protein MQTQVAVQPKAQFKEQRQESTSPTQREIRLLVLDIDGTLAGRSNQVSEPVQEAIQKAKAAGVRVAIATGRMHRSAERFHYAIQADMPLCSYQGALIRDPVSQVTLKHWAMDWELAEDVLQRLQDHPLVVHLYIEDQLYLRELSPLSQAYAQRSQVPFQLLSDKQRGQKPTKILAMSEDVDLISELLGSLRQQYSREQLYLTRSEPMFLEATHPAVNKGNAVRFLAEEVLGLSADQVMAIGDSDNDIEMIQYAGIGVAMGNASAALLPHADWVAPSVDQDGVAAAIETFILS; this is encoded by the coding sequence ATGCAAACCCAGGTAGCAGTTCAACCCAAGGCTCAGTTCAAGGAACAGCGGCAAGAGTCCACATCTCCTACTCAGCGGGAGATTCGGCTGCTGGTGTTGGATATTGACGGCACGCTTGCCGGGCGTTCTAACCAGGTCTCAGAGCCCGTGCAGGAGGCCATCCAAAAAGCCAAGGCCGCTGGGGTACGGGTGGCCATCGCCACAGGGCGCATGCATCGCTCGGCAGAACGGTTTCACTATGCTATCCAGGCGGATATGCCCTTGTGCAGCTATCAAGGGGCGTTAATTCGGGATCCCGTCAGCCAAGTTACCCTCAAGCACTGGGCCATGGACTGGGAACTGGCGGAGGATGTGTTGCAAAGATTGCAGGATCACCCGCTGGTGGTGCACCTCTACATCGAGGATCAACTGTATTTGCGGGAGCTTAGCCCCCTCAGTCAAGCCTATGCCCAGCGCTCCCAGGTACCTTTTCAGCTACTTTCGGACAAACAACGGGGGCAAAAGCCCACCAAGATCCTGGCCATGTCGGAGGATGTCGATTTGATCAGCGAATTGCTGGGATCCCTGCGGCAACAGTATTCTCGTGAGCAGCTTTACCTGACCCGTTCCGAGCCCATGTTTCTGGAGGCTACCCATCCGGCGGTGAACAAGGGCAATGCCGTTCGCTTTCTGGCGGAGGAGGTGCTGGGGTTGTCGGCGGATCAGGTGATGGCGATTGGGGATAGCGACAACGATATTGAGATGATTCAGTATGCGGGGATCGGGGTGGCGATGGGTAATGCCTCTGCTGCTTTGTTGCCCCATGCCGATTGGGTGGCCCCCTCTGTGGATCAGGATGGTGTGGCTGCCGCTATCGAGACTTTTATCCTCAGCTAG
- the recJ gene encoding single-stranded-DNA-specific exonuclease RecJ produces the protein MSNDSLTRMAGIPSQRWLFHPVDPQAARKLAEAVGVSPLLAQILLNRGLSSPEAARQYWDPNPAQLPDPAADFADLPLAVHLLDQAIDNQKPIAICGDYDADGMTSTALLLRALRKLGGNVHYRIPSRMTEGYGLNSRMVQALHREGCHLILTVDNGISAQEPIQLAKELGLVVIVTDHHDLPPQLPPADAILNPKQIPETSPYRGMAGVGVAYLLAQALAEKRGDPVLGRMALELFTLGTIADLASLTGVNRLWVRQGLQLLPTSQVEGIRALLRATGLLAAADASPEGLRPESIGFGLGPRINAVGRIGQAGMVIKLLTTDDPTQADRLAQRCERLNQVRQQMCARIETEALEQIIQRGRDLQQDRVLTVLGSPERKWHKGVIGIVASRLAERYGCPVFIGSQSRQGEISGSARQGIPEFNVFAALEHCKDLFHKHGGHPAAGGFSLAAQDWLTLEERLRQFAALHLEPEQIQPLVHIDVEAPLADLNLELYQQLQQLQPCGIGNPEPVFCSRNLQLLQQQPFGRSSPEGHGSDKSHLKLLVQDPVPVSGDLSLDLPLRSTSDPVVARQCLSDSGTESLPSNRPLWAIRWRGAELYPLPERVDLAYTLKAKTWRGETQLELEILGIQPAQSPLPSPPLAKVPISLSPPMPKVNPQPTPSASKSLSDLRLIYRPAPHPTQPLYWQAVERFSTLLPQAQGTILFYGFRRPTLSLHSARDPGLVVHYDRPQAGHRYDHLWLWSWPPSLEHLKWLLHCSSSALAQGAEHQNLTISVHRQRIPLVSGEGLRQQLRQYLHNEDKVDLLRLAQQWWLSPRVLVAGLRSLGYPCHDFGPTGSLTEELEAQQAWYGSSWQEVAALLTSERKGSPTKWTVTANA, from the coding sequence TTGTCAAACGATTCCCTGACACGTATGGCCGGGATCCCTTCCCAACGCTGGCTGTTTCATCCGGTAGATCCCCAGGCTGCCCGAAAATTGGCTGAGGCGGTGGGTGTCTCGCCCTTGCTGGCCCAAATTTTACTCAACCGGGGTCTCTCTAGCCCAGAAGCTGCCCGGCAATATTGGGATCCCAATCCTGCTCAGTTGCCGGATCCAGCCGCCGATTTTGCCGATCTCCCCTTGGCGGTGCACCTTCTGGATCAGGCCATAGACAATCAGAAACCGATCGCCATTTGCGGAGACTACGATGCCGATGGCATGACCAGCACGGCTCTACTGCTGCGGGCTTTGCGGAAACTGGGGGGCAACGTGCATTACCGCATCCCCAGTCGCATGACGGAGGGCTATGGCCTGAATAGCCGCATGGTTCAGGCGCTGCACCGAGAAGGCTGTCATCTGATTTTGACCGTAGACAACGGCATCTCTGCCCAGGAACCGATCCAACTGGCCAAGGAACTGGGTTTGGTGGTGATCGTTACGGATCATCACGATTTGCCACCGCAGTTGCCGCCCGCCGATGCCATCCTCAACCCGAAGCAGATCCCGGAAACTTCTCCCTATCGCGGCATGGCCGGGGTTGGGGTGGCTTATTTGCTTGCCCAAGCTCTGGCAGAAAAACGCGGGGATCCCGTTCTGGGTCGCATGGCGCTGGAGCTGTTTACCCTAGGCACGATTGCTGATCTGGCCTCCCTGACCGGAGTGAATCGCCTCTGGGTGCGTCAGGGGTTGCAACTGCTACCCACCTCCCAGGTGGAAGGGATCCGTGCTCTTTTAAGGGCAACAGGGTTGCTCGCTGCAGCCGATGCTAGCCCAGAAGGGTTACGCCCGGAATCGATCGGGTTTGGCCTGGGGCCCCGCATCAACGCCGTTGGACGGATTGGCCAAGCGGGCATGGTGATTAAGTTGCTAACCACGGATGATCCGACCCAAGCAGACCGACTGGCGCAGCGCTGTGAACGGCTGAATCAGGTGCGCCAACAGATGTGTGCCCGCATCGAAACCGAAGCCCTGGAGCAAATTATCCAGCGCGGGCGGGATCTGCAACAGGATCGGGTGTTAACGGTGCTGGGATCCCCAGAACGCAAGTGGCACAAAGGGGTGATTGGCATTGTCGCCTCACGCTTGGCAGAGCGCTACGGGTGCCCGGTGTTTATCGGCAGCCAATCGCGCCAAGGGGAAATTAGCGGCTCGGCGCGGCAAGGGATCCCGGAATTTAATGTGTTTGCCGCCCTGGAACATTGCAAAGACCTGTTTCACAAACATGGTGGACATCCGGCAGCAGGGGGCTTTAGCCTGGCAGCCCAAGATTGGCTGACCCTGGAGGAACGACTGCGACAATTTGCCGCCCTCCACCTAGAGCCGGAGCAGATTCAACCGCTGGTGCACATCGATGTAGAAGCCCCTTTGGCGGATCTCAACCTGGAGCTTTACCAGCAACTGCAACAGTTGCAACCCTGTGGCATCGGCAATCCCGAACCCGTCTTTTGCAGCCGTAACTTACAGCTTCTGCAACAACAACCCTTTGGACGAAGCTCGCCTGAGGGCCATGGCTCCGACAAAAGCCACCTGAAACTGCTGGTACAGGATCCCGTTCCCGTCAGCGGCGACTTGTCGCTGGATCTCCCTCTCCGATCAACCTCTGATCCCGTTGTTGCTAGGCAATGCTTAAGCGACAGCGGGACGGAGTCCCTACCCAGCAACCGTCCCCTCTGGGCCATCCGCTGGCGAGGGGCCGAGCTTTACCCCTTGCCGGAGCGAGTCGATCTGGCCTATACCCTGAAAGCGAAAACCTGGCGGGGGGAAACCCAACTGGAACTGGAAATCCTTGGCATCCAACCCGCGCAGTCCCCTCTTCCCTCTCCACCCCTTGCCAAAGTTCCAATCTCCCTTTCGCCGCCAATGCCCAAAGTCAATCCTCAGCCCACTCCTTCCGCCTCGAAATCCCTTTCTGACCTGCGGCTGATCTATCGCCCCGCCCCCCACCCCACTCAACCGCTGTACTGGCAAGCGGTGGAGCGATTTTCAACGCTGTTGCCCCAAGCACAGGGCACCATCCTCTTCTACGGATTCCGCCGTCCCACGCTTTCTCTCCATTCAGCCAGGGATCCTGGCCTGGTGGTCCATTACGACCGTCCGCAAGCGGGTCATCGTTACGATCACCTCTGGCTGTGGAGTTGGCCCCCTTCTTTGGAGCACCTGAAGTGGCTACTGCACTGCAGCTCCAGTGCGCTTGCGCAAGGTGCGGAGCACCAGAACCTCACCATCTCTGTCCACCGCCAAAGGATCCCCCTTGTTTCTGGTGAGGGTCTGCGGCAGCAACTGCGCCAGTATCTCCACAACGAAGACAAAGTGGATCTGCTGCGGTTGGCGCAGCAATGGTGGCTGTCTCCCCGGGTGTTGGTGGCGGGTTTGCGTTCGCTGGGTTACCCCTGCCACGACTTTGGCCCAACGGGATCCCTAACCGAAGAACTGGAAGCCCAACAAGCTTGGTATGGTAGTTCCTGGCAAGAGGTGGCTGCTTTGCTCACGTCGGAAAGGAAGGGATCCCCGACCAAATGGACGGTTACGGCAAACGCTTAG